In the Peptoclostridium acidaminophilum DSM 3953 genome, one interval contains:
- a CDS encoding IS110 family RNA-guided transposase: MNNRNYLSAGIDVGSAFSWMSIVDQSGTAIQKPFKITHNNSNSLEKAVSALKKAEELYSMKCRIFLESTGIYHFPLFCFLVDSGFDVSIINPIITHSVKNASIRKVKNDKIDSLGIAKLGLSHDLPVSQFPAKLVLELRTLTRKYYDLTDEKSAHINRLKGYLHTVFPQYIGIFNDITGTTSTMILRQYGTPDKILRGHKKTMISKISKASRKGISKATDRYEKLYQAALAAKSFGCQIESVYFNISLTLDLIERLACAINSIMERIQQLVAFNKNEEFVKQISWLNSIKGVGFLSAVTIMCEIGDFSTFRSPKQLFAFFGLDPEVNQSGNFNGTDVHMSKRGSRIARRAIFAVALASIRRKRDGEAINPYLCDYYMKKAAQKPKMVALGAIMHKICNIIFAVLRDEKGFELRSPQEHCKQYKRPTQMAA, from the coding sequence ATGAATAACCGTAATTATCTGTCCGCTGGTATCGATGTCGGTTCAGCCTTCAGCTGGATGTCCATCGTCGACCAGAGCGGGACTGCAATCCAAAAACCTTTTAAGATCACACATAACAACTCGAATTCCTTGGAAAAGGCTGTTTCTGCACTAAAAAAAGCAGAAGAGCTGTATTCCATGAAATGTCGAATATTTCTGGAATCCACAGGGATTTATCATTTCCCACTCTTCTGCTTCTTGGTTGATTCTGGCTTTGACGTGTCCATAATCAATCCTATTATCACACATTCTGTGAAAAATGCAAGCATTAGAAAAGTGAAAAATGATAAAATCGATTCTCTCGGTATTGCCAAACTTGGTCTTTCTCATGATTTGCCGGTTTCTCAGTTTCCAGCAAAGCTCGTTCTTGAGCTTCGCACCCTCACTCGAAAATACTATGACCTTACGGATGAAAAATCTGCTCATATCAACAGGCTAAAGGGCTATCTGCATACTGTGTTTCCACAGTACATTGGTATTTTCAACGATATTACCGGCACCACATCCACCATGATTCTTCGCCAGTATGGTACTCCGGATAAAATACTTCGCGGCCATAAAAAAACCATGATTTCTAAAATCTCAAAAGCTTCAAGAAAAGGTATCTCCAAAGCTACTGATCGTTATGAAAAGCTTTATCAGGCCGCGCTAGCTGCTAAATCCTTTGGCTGCCAGATTGAAAGTGTCTACTTCAATATTTCACTGACGCTTGATCTGATTGAACGATTGGCTTGTGCCATTAACTCCATTATGGAGCGTATCCAGCAATTGGTTGCCTTCAATAAGAATGAGGAATTTGTCAAACAGATTTCATGGCTTAACTCCATCAAAGGCGTTGGATTTCTTTCTGCTGTAACCATCATGTGTGAGATTGGCGATTTCTCAACCTTTAGGAGTCCTAAACAGCTTTTTGCCTTCTTTGGCCTGGATCCTGAGGTAAACCAGTCCGGCAACTTCAACGGCACTGATGTCCATATGTCCAAACGTGGCTCCAGAATTGCCAGACGCGCTATTTTCGCTGTTGCATTGGCTTCTATCCGCAGGAAACGAGATGGTGAAGCAATCAATCCGTATCTTTGCGATTACTACATGAAAAAAGCCGCTCAGAAACCTAAGATGGTTGCTCTTGGTGCTATCATGCACAAAATTTGTAACATCATATTTGCAGTCCTTCGTGATGAAAAGGGTTTTGAGCTCCGTTCACCTCAGGAGCATTGCAAGCAATATAAAAGACCAACTCAGATGGCTGCATAA